The Coffea arabica cultivar ET-39 chromosome 9c, Coffea Arabica ET-39 HiFi, whole genome shotgun sequence nucleotide sequence TAAAATGTATAAACACTACATACAACAGTGAAAGGGAAAACTAAAGATTAATCTGAATGATTTATAAGTCAATCACAGAAAAGATACTGAAGGTGGCAAGCAAAGCAAGACACCACTTGGATTCAGAACCAAAAGGCAGCACCAGGCCATGCATCTTAATGTAGTATACATAAATACAGCAATTAGaacaaattttacatttttagaCAACAACCAGAAGAACTAATCTGGTTACCTCCTCCTTCAGTAGCCTAATCCAGTAAACATGTTGCTGAAGCAGCAGCACTCTGTGTAGGCCCTCAACTATATAGAAAAGGATAAGGGGAGCAAGAAAAAGAATAGGTTCAGATATAGAAAGTACATATGAAAATTCCTGTTCAAAGCAAGTGACAATGTACAATAACAAATGTTATCTAGCAATAAACACAGAAATCAGGATACAGGcatgagaaaagaaaagttcaTTATCTATTTTAACATTATGAGATCCACTATTAAACTATAACTCATTTAATTTCTGCAGCAAACTCATAACACTTTCTTCATCATAACAATCTGAAAGGGTCACAAGCGTATGAATTGGTTGACCCTAAAGGGTCCTTTCTAGACAGCTAAGTTCGGGATGCTAGAAATATCCAGAACATACATAACTTGTTTGACTCTGAATAGAAACATCATTCCAAGCACAAATATGGTTAAAAGAGAGAACCCTGAATCTTATCTGTCATCAATtcttaaagaaaaaggaatccACCTTCAAATTGCACTAGAGTTCCATTGAATGCaataaagcagaaaaataaTCTCAATTCTAAAAGAAGATTAACTATCTAAGTACCTGTAAGTCCCCTCAGCTAAGCAAGTAACATCAGGTTGCATCTTCTGATCCTTGCAACATAAGAAGGGGCAAAGTGCTAGAAGTGGTTGATGAAGAGTAGCTAAGCTGGTAACCGACGACCATTGACCCAAAAATATTGATCCTTCCTGCACTACTACAAGCAGCTTCTGCATCAGCACCCCTTTTAAAAATTACTCTGGCACGATGAGAATCACGATCAACTTCAGTCTCATATTCTTTCAGCGCCCCAAACCTTCTGAACATGTTATTCAAATTTATCTCTGATGGGAGACGATCTCCTTCGGAAAAGGTTAATATAAGTTCAGCTGGTGATACTTCAAACTTTTTCCGATCAGCATCCTCTGGTTGTTCATCTGCTGACATTTCATAATTTCCAGTAGAATATCTCTTTCTAGACTGTGACCTCCGGCCAGATTTATGGACTCTAGTAGGCTCAGAAACCACAAGCTGATAATCCGTCTCACCGTTCTCATTATTCTGTAGTAATTGCTCCTCAGAGTAATTTTGAACAATTCTGTCAGTCCAATAAGAATCATTGACatcatcaaattcaaattcttCAGTATATCCTCCAGTTGTATGATTAGCCTTTCTCTTTCTACTACCCCCAGGTCTCCCAACAGATGTGTGCTTCCTAACAATTGAATTTCTAAAGCCtgagaagaaaataataatgTTACTCAAAAAACTGTACCCTTTCTTTGGATCACGACCTGCCAACTGAAGTTGGGCTAGCATCTCCTCCAAAGAAGAAATTTCTGATGGAACAACTGTAAGTCCTTGTTGGGATTCCTCGTTTGCTAGCAGAGAAGCATCAGTTCCAGTTTGATCATTATGGCCTTTCAAAATTGGAGCAGACCCAGTCAGTTGGCTGGCTACTCTACGAATACAATCACCAACTTTAAACGATGGCTTAGGACTTGAAGATGTCGTAGAAACTTTTGCAGCATAAAAAGTTATTCTCCTATCTAATCCATCATTCAGAGAATCGActgctttccttttcttcccgGATTTACTCAGAGCTTTACCATCTGAATAATCTTCACTATCCGGAGAATATTCCCGGTCACTCATCAACTCTGACAAACTTCTCTCCTTCCGAGTATGCACGCTATCTTTCAAATTCTGTTTTCTCTTATGAGAAGATGGTAGTTGCTCCTCGTCATTGGAAACAGGGACTGATTCATCAACTGCATCATTCAATGCCAAAGTCGTTGCATCCCTTTCAAATGTTGCATCCCTTCCCTCAAAGACAGGTGGTTCACGATATCCCTTGAAATGACAAAAAGCAGTGAGCTGAGCTTGAGCAAGCACCAGTTCTAGTCTATCAACTGAACAGAATGGTGACTCTGCAAGTGATCTCATATACTGCAAAAGTTTATCAGGTTCAAAAGAGTCTGCTCCAGTAGTTTTGTCGACACCCTTTCTTCTGCTTGATTCCTCTCGGATCCCAGTGTTTTCAACGATCTGATATTCAATCTTTTCAAATGCATCTCTTTGTATACAAGAGCAGGCTAGACCTAGCTCAACACGTCTTTTAACCTCATCCAAAGCACAGCTGACAGCATTTTGAAATGCTTCTGAGTTACTTTGCTTCTCTATCTGAGAGAAATGTGGCCGGAAGGGCTTTAGTAGAGATGCATCATTCCAAGCAAAAGTTCGGTCTCCAAAATATGCTACAAGAAAACAGTCCTTTTTGTAATATTTGACTGCCTTCTCCGAAGCATAAGCAGGATCAGATATTTGTCCAGGCCACCAAGGATGGCTTCTGACTTTTCCCCAGACTAAATCTGTTATGGAGAATTCATTTTCATTCTGTGGTGGCGAAAAATATCCAGCTTGATGTATACTCAGCAAGCTTGGAAgcttttctgttttctcttccaTTCTTTCTGTTGGGTCCGCCTCAGAAGCATTTTCTGGACTTGATAAATCTTGCTCTTTATGGTCAACCTGTCCATCATGCTGGTAATGTTCTCCAACTCCTATATCTTTCTGGTCCTCTAAAGACTTAGTATCTGGAATATCAACCTGCATCAGAGCATTAGGAATATCAATCTGCATTACATCATTACCATTGGTCTCGCAGCATTCACTTTTGCTTTCAACCAACTGAGACACTGTACCAGATTCTGCTGTTCTATTGGTTCGATCCCCATTTGGCTGAAAAGTTTCATGACTGCCAATATCAACCTCGCCATGGAGACATTCAGAAACACCTGCGCCTTCAGATCGATCAGAATCTTGAGCATTAGAGAGAGAAGCATAAGCTCCTTGATTTAATGTATCTTTAGTCTGATCAACCTGCACCTCATGTGAGAGTGTTTCACTTATTTGAGCAACTACCTCTGTTTTATCACCTTGAATGGACGTCGTAACCTCAGCATTTGAGTCTATTCTTTGAAAAGTAGCATTAGATACTTCCACTTTAGCACCTTCTTTAGTATCACTGCTTAAAAAACTGCCTTTACCCTTGCTTACACCCTCTTTCTCAATGTTTTCATCTAATTCTGTTAAAAGAGGCCTCCTGTCTATAGCATCACATACAGGAACCTCCACAGCCACTTGAGACTCAACAGAGGCTTCCATGGGAACAGCATTACCATTTTGTTCACTACATGAGACTGAACTTGACTCCAAGGCAACTTCCTTTTCATCCCCATCAATGACATCCAATGTGTTTAACTGCTCATTCTTTTGCACAGGTTCATTCCCACCTGAAACTTCACTGAagtttgcacctttttttttatttattacttCAGCACATTCTGTGGCCACCTGTCCATGCTCTTTGGAGATTTCCGAGTCTGATTTCACAACTTCATCATCTCCTCTGAAATCTAAATTAGGCTTGATATCCTTCAAATGAGAGTTGTCTCCAAGGCTGGTGGCCTTTGCAGCACTGTCTGCAGGGTCAGGCGTCATTACTGGTTTCTCAGAATGTTCTTCAGTATTTCGTACAGGACATAAACTTGCATCAGGAGCATCCATGAGAAGTGCTTCATCTTTGAAATCCAGTACCTCGTCAATGTCCATTCCAATCCATTCTCCTCTTTCAACAACCAAAGACTGCTCAACTGATGGCTCTGGTGCAGCGTGAGCATCCCCATGACTTCCACGTACTTTTTCCTCCTTCAAAGCATCTTGTGTGTGGCTTATGCTCTCACTTTTTTCATCAGAAAGTGGAGCTTCAGGCTCAACACCAGAGTCCTGAAAATTCCCACCAGCAGGAATTTCTCCCTCTTCAACATTTTCGGTTTTTCTAATAGAACACTCAGGTTCCATTCCTGCAACAGCCTCACTCTTTGATCCTGCACCAACCTTTGTGCCTCTGAAAGTATCCTCTCCAACAGTATTTAAGCTGTCCGTTAAGGAGACACTGCTAACGACTGATGCAACTCCACCATCAACATTTTCATTAGGCAGCTCAGAAAAAGGCAGTGTCTCTGCTCCCATATTACCTTGACTTGCAATGTTGTCAGCAACCTTGTCATCCTCTATTGCCTGACCCTCTCCAGAAGAATGAAGAATTTGATCATTTGCAATAGTCTGTGTACCTGCAGTGCCAGGAACTAAGCTTTCTTCTGCAGTAGCCACCCCCAAATGCCTGCCAAGAACATCTTCTGCTGGATCATTATTAAATTCAGCGCTTGCATGACTCGAAGTATCTTTATCACAAGCCTCTGAAATTGTCATCTCAACCGCAGAAATCTGATCTTTCCCCAGAGTCTGTAAACTGCTCCTAGTTACACCACCATCCAGAACTTCATCACTGCGACCCGTATCCCCTTCTTCATTCGTTTTAGAAGCTTCCTTCTGACCTACTTTGTCTTGCTCGCGATCTGCTTCTGTACATGAAGATGCAACAACAGTATCGATTCCAGGATTCCAGACCTCATCATCCAAAACACCAGTGTCTTGTGCTATATCCCCCGTTGCTTTATCACCTCCATCAACCAATTCTGCTTCCTCTACCACCTTCCCCTCAACCAACACACCCTCTCCCTCATCTGTAGCACTCGCCTCTACCCTCTGTGCAACATCCACATTTGTTTGCTCACCAGATAAACCTGGAGTCACCTCAACTTCCTCCTCACCAACAACCTCCCCAGATGTGTCATCCAACATCTGCGGAAAATCCTGAAACCCTTCAACCACGGTATGAGTCCTATCATCCCACAGTTGGCCACCCAAATCCCCAACTTCTCTTGACCCAATATCACCCCCTACCACAACTTCATTTGCAAAAGACTCCATAACTCTTCCCAAACCATCACCATGACCGCTCACACCATCAACAAGGACATCAGAACCCACAACCTCTATCATTATCTCCTCTCCATCTCCCCCGTTATAAGATTGCTCATCTACCTGTCCCTCACAAGCCATATTTCCCATCAGGGTTCCATCACGACTAGGCATGGTAACAGTCACAGTAGAAAAGTCTGCAACACTAGCTACTGAACCCACATCATCATGCTCATCCATAGAAGACAGAAACAAAATCTGAGAAAAGATTTCAACTTTATCATGAAAAGTGCCAAACTTTACACAATAACTGAAACTTTAACATAAACCCTATTTACAAAACCACTCGAATctaaccacaaaatgcataaaaaacagaaaagaaaaggaaaattgcaaGAATCTCAAAATACATGTCAAAAGAAGTAATCCCATATTCTCTGAATCAAATAAAGGTAATAAAGATGGTTACCTTGTTTTTGGGTCGTCTTCTGAAGGGTGAAAGCTGAGATTTTttgagggttttttttttgggaagagagagaaaactTGAAGGTACAATCCGATGTATCGAGGAGGAGAGTCTAAAAGTGTCAAAATAATAGTTACACTTCCCCGTTAAGAGGTCAGCAGAGGTAAAAGTAAAAGCCGAAAACAGGTGCTCTCTTGTCCTGTATGGTTAAAATTTTAGGAAAGAAAATATGAGATGAGCCTTGGCTATTCAGGTATTAGAAACTTCCCCCACTGACAAAATGACAAGTAGCTGTATGGACCGTGAATTTGGGTACACCCAAAGGGTATTGCGGTGGGACCTTCAGAAATTCTCTCCACCGATACTGAGGTGTTAACTTGCCATTTTCTACTCTGCTTCTTTTCCAACACAGGCATGCATCAGATTCTTGTCTCCCAAATTTTACTGCCCTGTGGTTTCTGGTGGGGTGAATATGACCTCATGTTTGTACTCTCACTTTTCATGGCTTCGTTTAAGACATCAAATACTCACTCTAAATGGGCATGAGGATCCGCCCGAGTTAAAAAGGTTCATGAATATTCATTTTTCCATCCAGCTCGTGAATAACTTTAGAATTTGTTCTCCTAGCGCAGATTATTGGGAAAAATTATCGGGCGTCTTTAGGATAGCAGATTATTGGGAAAAAAATAGCTAATTGGAGCAGGAGATACGAGAGATTTAATGATTCTTTAGAACACTACTATTGTGTCACCTTGTTGTTCGTGTCCTTGTATATATTTGGACTTCATTTTAATTACACGATTGACTAACCAAGTGTTCtatgtgtcaaaaaaaaaaaaaaaaggttttatcCTCTCATTCTTTCTCACATCTTTTCTATTCCAAATTGAGCTATTTTTATAGTCACTGTacctagggctgcaaacgaaccgagtcgagtcgagttttgagctaatcgagccgagtctcgactaaaaTTTACCAAACTTGAGCTCGACGAGCCAGCAATTTTCGAgattcgagtcgagttcgagttcgagctcgaaaaaaaataaaaaataattattttattttttaaaagataaataaaataatatttttttcttaataaataataaaatagtaAGGATATATaagtaattttactatgaaaataaaaaaataaaaaaatatataatatacataattttattattaaataaaaataaaaataaaaaatatatatatatatatatatactcaatctcgcgagccggctcgcgagctaacgagtttaatattctgaactcgagttcgaactcgagttcgactcgagccggctcgagctcgattaatatcgagcttgactcgagccgctcgtgagcggctcgattcgtttacAGCCCTAATTGTACCGACTTCAGTGGTTGTTGTATGTATCAAAATTCATATATGGATAAAGGTTGAAATATCGTTATTCTGATTTGAAAGAACAGTGGATTATGTATTTAAGCGTGAACAAATATATAAACTACCAAAGGATGTTTGAGCTTTTGGGCTATGTTCCGAAGCACTTAATTAATATGTGAATTAGCATCATCATCTTCGTAGTAGTAGTAGTTCATGCAGACCATAAAATATGCAGAGGACTTCACTTTTGATGTTACCATGATAAATTGGCACTATCATCTCAATTTAAGTTGAGAAGTAGAGTAACGGCGTACACCTCTTTATACTTTATGATCTGCATTAAATGAATCCCAATGGAGGCTTAAAATCAACTCTAGAAAGGCTCGcagatttttaatttttgtaaacaCAATGGTGAACTATTACACCAACATTGCAACTGTTGCATACCTAGATTCTCaatacaccaaaaaaaaaaaaaaaaaatttttttttgccgctcaaatatttaatttttggtggAGGAATTTGATCTATAACTGTATGAAAGATTTCTGTCACTCTTAGAAATCTCTGATATGTTTTGAAACTTTAAATGGGACTTTTCAAGGTGTAACACCATCTGTTTGATTGATGTAAACTTAATCACAACTAAACTACTTCTGCCATAAGTGTAATGAACTTATTGATCTACTTGTGGTTTaatacaattttttaaaaaaattttgacactCTTAATCACAAGATGTCGATCTCATAGTGTTGGTCGAATTTTGTTCATAAATAATTGGCACGGTGTGTTTAATGAATTGTACTTTGCAATATACAAttcgtatttttttttttttttttttgtgataacGATTTCAAAATTAGTATTGCCCAATTTATAAAATGCATGTCCATTGGGTTGGAATTCTGTCAACAATTCATGAGCTAGAATAGCCCTAAGCATAtaactcccaaaaaaaaaaaaaaaaaaggttctaaCCATTTATTCGATCTGCCTGAAACAAAACCTTCCGATTGAGATTATTTTCTGCAAGATAACTACAGAAAGCCATGTAGGACCGGTCTTCGTTTAATGCTTGGGACCAACACTTCTGGCGAAGGATAGCCCATCAAACTATTGGCCCAAGTCCATAGCCTAATCTTGACCCCTCGACATTGCTTTCGCTGTCGTTCATCCTCATCCTTCTACTTATCCGGAAAGTGAAAGCCCATGGGTAAGGCCCTAGAAAGTGTTGGGCTAGACATGAATGAATACATTGGCTCCTTGAATGGCGGAACAATCAGAAGCAATTCTACCATTGCTAGGGGCCCTTCATTGTCAAATGCATGAAGAATTTTAGCTAGCAGAACAGTGTCTGGATCCTCATCCTAAATATTTCCGTTGAGTTTTGTCCTCTGAGAAGATTTGAATCATTCATTTGAGAGCCTGTATGGGATGTGGTCTCCATTCATCACCAGGGctgaattgctattttctgaaatttttgtagaaaaatgtacCATAACAATTTTAATggatatgagataaaaaggtaactAGAAAAATGtaataatttttgaaagaaaaatggcaatccaaacaataGCCTCAGACAATAGAATATATGATGGCCATCACATACATTAGAACATTTTTTTGGGCTCCGGAATTATATTTGGACTGGATGTTAACTTGACAAAAATATTCAGTCTGGATGAAAAGAAACTGTGAAATGTGAATATTGTTAGAGGTAGTGAAGTATGATCTTCTTACCCTGAAGAATCAAGAATTTTGGCTGCTGCTGTTTCCATTACTATTCATTTATCTTTTCTACAATTCAATTTTTAAAGCACTGATTCAGTAACATTTTCTATACAAAAACTCAGAGTACTGCTTAATTAGCTCTGGCTTGTATGGCTGTCCTGATATTCTGATTTACAATAATACagaggaaataaaaaagaaaaaagaaaaatggcccATAGATTCAATTGTGTTAGGCACATGGTTTCTAGAGATCTTCAAGTTTTGAAGCCCGAGCAAGTGACTCTATTCTAGTTCTAGTACAACAAATATATTCTTTCTAATGATCAGCTGTGCATGCTGGCACCTAATAAAGTTTATGCTTTTTTTAAAATCTATGCAAAATCTGTTTAAACCATCTATCTCAATACATTATTGTTTTCCCCTGAAATGTATGTTTGGGTGGCAGGTACCTAGAGGACACTGGTTAAGAACATTTATTTTTGAACACTTGTTCATATAGATAGATTCTAGtgttaatttttctacaaaaaatgaaACTAATTTAAGAAAGTATTTATAGGTAGTGGAGAGCAATAAATTTGAAGGTATGCATTGACATGGTAAATTAAGTGTAATTCAGGTGCTTCAACGAATGTCCATATATagtctttattttttttgcatcGGAAAGTGTCTAAATACATAGGTGGAAAAAATATAACTATATGTATTTACATGATAAGTTAGATGTAAACTAGGTGTTCTCATATATATtcaaatacccaaaaaaaaaaaaaaaaagaaaagagagtaGGCATTTACTTAGTCAAGCAAGGTTTTGGTTGAGCAATGAAAGCATCTCGATCATGAGATGTGAGAAATGGATAACCCTTGTTACAGTAATTAATGCTTGTTTTTTTGCAGTTGCTTCCAGCTCAAGTTGAGATACATCATGCTTGTTAGAGGAAGAGAGAATGAATGAATACAATTAGATGCCTAAGAATAAttataagatagaaaaaaaaaataaatgaaatggaAAAGAGGAGCCACTTCAGAGACTGCAAATAATGTTGTTCTGACCAGCAGCCACCACCTTCTCCTCCTCCTGTTATTTTCATCTCTAACTGCTCTTTATCCACTTTGTTTTAGAGCTCCAGTGCTTTTGCCAACTGTACCTATTATTCCACAGCCAAGCAAACTGCCTCTCCATAATCAGCTTACAATTTTACTGCACATTTCACTGACATCTAAAAGAATAACACAGCTAGCAAAGTTGCAagagttttattttcttatggCAGATAATACTACTATTATAATTAGCATGTAAAGTTAAAAGTTTGATCAGATTCTGGTCTCACATTCAGATCCACATGCTCATGTTCAGGTCACAGCTACAAAACTACCATACCATACCATGTGGTGAAAGGTTTCTTTACTATCATCAGAATTATTGAACTAGGTTACA carries:
- the LOC113708002 gene encoding uncharacterized protein — encoded protein: MDEHDDVGSVASVADFSTVTVTMPSRDGTLMGNMACEGQVDEQSYNGGDGEEIMIEVVGSDVLVDGVSGHGDGLGRVMESFANEVVVGGDIGSREVGDLGGQLWDDRTHTVVEGFQDFPQMLDDTSGEVVGEEEVEVTPGLSGEQTNVDVAQRVEASATDEGEGVLVEGKVVEEAELVDGGDKATGDIAQDTGVLDDEVWNPGIDTVVASSCTEADREQDKVGQKEASKTNEEGDTGRSDEVLDGGVTRSSLQTLGKDQISAVEMTISEACDKDTSSHASAEFNNDPAEDVLGRHLGVATAEESLVPGTAGTQTIANDQILHSSGEGQAIEDDKVADNIASQGNMGAETLPFSELPNENVDGGVASVVSSVSLTDSLNTVGEDTFRGTKVGAGSKSEAVAGMEPECSIRKTENVEEGEIPAGGNFQDSGVEPEAPLSDEKSESISHTQDALKEEKVRGSHGDAHAAPEPSVEQSLVVERGEWIGMDIDEVLDFKDEALLMDAPDASLCPVRNTEEHSEKPVMTPDPADSAAKATSLGDNSHLKDIKPNLDFRGDDEVVKSDSEISKEHGQVATECAEVINKKKGANFSEVSGGNEPVQKNEQLNTLDVIDGDEKEVALESSSVSCSEQNGNAVPMEASVESQVAVEVPVCDAIDRRPLLTELDENIEKEGVSKGKGSFLSSDTKEGAKVEVSNATFQRIDSNAEVTTSIQGDKTEVVAQISETLSHEVQVDQTKDTLNQGAYASLSNAQDSDRSEGAGVSECLHGEVDIGSHETFQPNGDRTNRTAESGTVSQLVESKSECCETNGNDVMQIDIPNALMQVDIPDTKSLEDQKDIGVGEHYQHDGQVDHKEQDLSSPENASEADPTERMEEKTEKLPSLLSIHQAGYFSPPQNENEFSITDLVWGKVRSHPWWPGQISDPAYASEKAVKYYKKDCFLVAYFGDRTFAWNDASLLKPFRPHFSQIEKQSNSEAFQNAVSCALDEVKRRVELGLACSCIQRDAFEKIEYQIVENTGIREESSRRKGVDKTTGADSFEPDKLLQYMRSLAESPFCSVDRLELVLAQAQLTAFCHFKGYREPPVFEGRDATFERDATTLALNDAVDESVPVSNDEEQLPSSHKRKQNLKDSVHTRKERSLSELMSDREYSPDSEDYSDGKALSKSGKKRKAVDSLNDGLDRRITFYAAKVSTTSSSPKPSFKVGDCIRRVASQLTGSAPILKGHNDQTGTDASLLANEESQQGLTVVPSEISSLEEMLAQLQLAGRDPKKGYSFLSNIIIFFSGFRNSIVRKHTSVGRPGGSRKRKANHTTGGYTEEFEFDDVNDSYWTDRIVQNYSEEQLLQNNENGETDYQLVVSEPTRVHKSGRRSQSRKRYSTGNYEMSADEQPEDADRKKFEVSPAELILTFSEGDRLPSEINLNNMFRRFGALKEYETEVDRDSHRARVIFKRGADAEAACSSAGRINIFGSMVVGYQLSYSSSTTSSTLPLLMLQGSEDAT